In the Oscarella lobularis chromosome 14, ooOscLobu1.1, whole genome shotgun sequence genome, one interval contains:
- the LOC136195513 gene encoding putative glycerol kinase 5: MAAAAEKFVVSVDVGTTNIKACVYDKVGTIRGEAREEVSIECPRPQWAEMDEERLWEAFQSVTKKAVLNASIGFENVACLGIATQRGTFITWNKQTGKPLHKFICWHDLRCAELCKRWNSKLSLKALHAGGSFMHFFTKSNRFMAAKVLHFYPRMAISRLAWVLENIDEAKELAAEENLLFGTIDTWLLWKISAGRLHVTDYSNASSTGMYDPWKLEWSKLIFSLFKIPDGIAPKVEDTSQEFCVCPESLFGASFPISAIVADQQSSFFGNCCWARGDVKITSGTGTFIDVNTSTKPHASMTGMLPLVGWKIKSEVVFVAEGQASATGKTVEWGRECGFYPTVEESSQVAKSVEDAGGVCFIPGFSGILVPFNDPKACCGILGITPQTKPSHLARALLESIAFRIKQIFDTANTETVVKKTKIKIDGGISTNDFVMQLVADLTGCTVERQSDHRDMTCFGAAMLAGLAVGFWSRDDLENFGQAKDTFTPQRSQEAAYERWAKVVPRCLEWYAV, encoded by the exons ATGGCCGCCGCTGcagaaaaattcgtcgtttccgtaGATGTAGGAACGACGAATATAAAAGCGTGCGTTTACGACAAAGTGGGAACGATTCGAGGCGAAGCACGCGAGGAG GTTTCGATCGAATGCCCGCGGCCCCAATGGGCGGAAATGGACGAAGAACGCCTCTGGGAAGCATTCCAATCGGTGACCAAGAAAGCAGTTCTAa ACGCAAGCATCGGCTTCGAGAATGTCGCATGTCTTGGCATAGCAACGCAAAGGGGAACATTTATCACTTGGAATAA ACAAACGGGAAAGCCCCTTCACAAATTCATCTGCTGGCACGATTTACGATGCGCAGAATTATGCAAACGATGGAACAGCAAGCTTTCGCTTAAA gcTCTTCATGCTGGCGGATCGTTCATGCATTTCTTTACGAAAAGCAATCGTTTTATGGCGGCAAAAGTTCTTCACTTCTATCCCAGAATG gctATTTCACGACTAGCGTGGGTCTTAGAGAACATAGATGAA GCTAAAGAATTAgctgcagaagaaaatcttCTCTTTGGTACTATTGACACTTGGCTCCTTTGGAAAATCTCAGCTGGTCGcttgcacgtgaccgatTATTCCAATGCTAGTAGCACAGGAATGTATGATCCTTGGAAA ttAGAATGGTCTAAGCTAATATTCTCCCTTTTTAAAATTCCAGACGGGATTGCTCCCAAAGTGGAAGACACAAG TCAGGAATTTTGCGTGTGTCCTGAGAGCCTATTTGGAGCCTCATTTCCAATTTCAGCTATa GTAGCTGATCAGCAGAGCTCCTTTTTTGGGAATTGTTGTTGGGCGcgcggtgacgtcaaaataacATCCGGTACGGGGACTTTTATTGACGTAAACACGAGCACGAAACCCCACGCGTCAATGACCG GAATGTTGCCTTTGGTCGGATGGAAAATCAAGTCCGAGGTAGTTTTTGTCGCCGAAGGGCAAGCGTCAGCAACGGGGAAGACCGTAGAGTGGGGACGCGAATGCG GATTTTATCCGACAGTTGAAGAGTCGTCCCAAGTAGCCAAATCAGTCGAAG ACGCCGGCGGCGTTTGTTTTATTCCCGGATTTAGTGGCATTttg GTCCCCTTCAATGATCCCAAAGCGTGTTGTGGTATTCTTGGTATTACGCCCCAAACGAAGCCAAGTCACTTGGCGAGAGCTCTACTGGAATCAATAGCGTTTAG AATCAAACAGATTTTTGATACGGCTAATACGGAAACGGTcgtgaaaaagacgaaaattaA AATTGACGGGGGAATTAGCACGAATGACTTCGTCATGCAACTTGTTGCAGATCTGACCGGATGCACGGTAGAACGGCAGTCCGATCATCGAGATATGACCTGTTTTGGCGCTGCCATGTTGGCAGGTCTCGCAGTGG GGTTTTGGTCGAGAGACGATCTCGAGAATTTTGGGCAGGCAAAAGATACGTTTACACCGCAGCGTTCTCAAGAGGCGGCCTATGAACGATGGGCAAAAGTAGTGCCGCGTTGCCTCGAATGGTACGCGGTCTAA